A genomic region of Runella rosea contains the following coding sequences:
- a CDS encoding LytR/AlgR family response regulator transcription factor produces MNTSFKTLLIDDEPLARARLRRLLNKFEATFEIIGEAANGAEGLTLVEELQPDVIFLDIEMPLMNGFEMLSQLTFMPMVIFATAYDQYAIRAFEENSIDYLLKPIENDRLEKTVEKLRKRMASHQEETTQNTFNSSLLQIIEQFKPKKDLHTISVKFADKILLIPLDEISYFEAEDKYVFLATKEGQKYLTSYTVATLEEKLPDHFTRVSRSAILNSRHVREIQKHFDGKFILVLNDKKGSKITSGQSFAENVRRLFEL; encoded by the coding sequence ATGAACACCTCTTTTAAAACCCTTCTTATCGACGATGAGCCGTTGGCCCGCGCCCGTTTGCGTCGGCTGTTAAACAAGTTTGAAGCAACGTTTGAAATCATCGGCGAGGCTGCCAATGGCGCAGAAGGCCTTACGCTGGTGGAAGAATTACAGCCCGACGTCATTTTTCTGGACATCGAAATGCCCCTAATGAACGGCTTTGAGATGCTTTCTCAACTGACGTTTATGCCGATGGTTATTTTTGCCACCGCCTACGACCAGTACGCAATACGGGCGTTTGAAGAAAACTCTATTGACTATTTACTCAAGCCCATTGAAAACGACCGACTGGAGAAAACGGTGGAAAAATTAAGAAAAAGGATGGCTTCACATCAAGAAGAAACCACTCAAAATACCTTCAATTCCAGTCTTTTACAGATTATTGAACAGTTTAAACCTAAAAAAGATTTACACACAATTTCGGTCAAGTTTGCCGATAAGATTTTATTGATTCCTCTAGATGAAATCAGCTATTTTGAAGCCGAGGATAAATATGTATTTCTAGCCACCAAAGAAGGACAAAAGTACCTAACAAGCTACACCGTGGCGACGTTAGAAGAAAAACTTCCCGACCATTTTACCCGCGTTAGTCGGTCGGCAATTCTTAATTCCCGCCATGTGCGAGAAATTCAGAAGCATTTTGACGGCAAATTCATTTTGGTTCTCAATGATAAAAAAGGCTCCAAAATTACCTCTGGGCAGTCATTTGCCGAAAATGTTCGCCGATTGTTTGAGCTCTAA
- a CDS encoding glycoside hydrolase family 88/105 protein, protein MKTLLSSQNLSALGVVLCLTTPLLAQRNVTNANDSNTPLHLLQPDYPVPYGIVKTEEVKGVLDRIHGYLNNVTPAAFVNAKTGEVLTDLSKIDENTALQKGDYRLVSYEWGVTYGGMLLASQVTGDNRYKEYTDKRLAFIANAAPYFKKTTEEHADWGTKGPLRGLLMPHALDDCGAMCAAMIKATREGNKSNLRPLIDSHINYILTKEHRLKDGTLARNRPQPNTLWLDDMFMGVPALAQMGKLTGDKKYYDEAAKQILQFAGRMFNKEKGVYMHGWVEGMTEHPQFHWARANGWAILTKVEVLDVLPENHPSRPAILALLKAHAKGLASYQSGSGFWHQLLNKEDSYLETSATAIYTYAIARAINKGWIDGLAYAPMTLLGWNAVATKVNEKGQVEGTCVGTGMGFDPAFYYHRPISPFAAHGYGPVILAGAEVISLLKNKQFEINDSSVQLLQKK, encoded by the coding sequence ATGCCTGACAACGCCCCTTTTGGCGCAACGAAACGTGACCAATGCCAATGACTCCAATACGCCTTTGCATTTGCTGCAACCCGATTATCCAGTACCTTACGGGATTGTGAAAACCGAGGAAGTAAAGGGGGTATTGGATAGAATTCACGGATATTTAAACAATGTGACTCCTGCTGCCTTTGTCAATGCCAAAACGGGTGAAGTCCTGACCGATTTATCCAAAATTGACGAAAATACCGCCTTGCAAAAAGGCGATTATCGCTTGGTTAGCTATGAATGGGGCGTTACCTACGGAGGTATGTTGTTGGCAAGTCAGGTAACGGGAGATAATCGCTACAAAGAATATACGGATAAACGATTGGCTTTTATCGCCAATGCCGCTCCGTACTTCAAAAAAACGACCGAAGAACATGCAGATTGGGGAACGAAAGGTCCGCTGCGTGGTTTATTGATGCCCCATGCTTTGGACGATTGTGGGGCCATGTGCGCTGCTATGATTAAGGCCACTCGTGAAGGGAATAAGTCAAATTTGCGCCCGTTGATTGACAGTCACATTAATTATATTCTGACCAAAGAACACCGACTAAAAGACGGTACGCTAGCCCGCAATCGTCCCCAGCCCAATACCCTTTGGTTGGATGATATGTTTATGGGCGTACCCGCACTTGCGCAAATGGGCAAGCTGACGGGCGACAAAAAATACTACGACGAAGCCGCTAAACAAATACTGCAATTTGCGGGTCGGATGTTTAACAAAGAAAAAGGTGTATACATGCACGGTTGGGTCGAAGGCATGACTGAGCACCCGCAATTTCACTGGGCCAGAGCCAATGGTTGGGCGATTTTGACCAAAGTTGAAGTGCTGGACGTGTTGCCCGAAAATCACCCATCGCGCCCTGCGATTTTGGCTTTGTTGAAAGCGCACGCCAAAGGATTGGCATCCTATCAATCAGGGTCAGGTTTTTGGCATCAATTGCTCAACAAGGAAGATTCCTATCTGGAAACGTCGGCCACGGCGATTTATACTTATGCCATCGCTCGTGCCATCAATAAAGGCTGGATTGACGGCTTGGCGTATGCACCTATGACGCTGTTGGGATGGAATGCCGTGGCAACCAAAGTGAATGAAAAAGGCCAAGTAGAAGGAACGTGTGTAGGAACAGGCATGGGTTTTGACCCTGCTTTTTACTACCATCGTCCCATCAGCCCTTTTGCGGCGCATGGCTATGGGCCCGTGATTTTGGCGGGAGCTGAGGTGATTAGTTTGTTGAAAAACAAGCAGTTCGAAATCAATGACAGCTCAGTGCAGTTGTTACAAAAGAAGTAA
- a CDS encoding rhamnogalacturonan lyase — MKWIHLTVYCCLTLLTHTFAQRQMEALNRGVVAVPTAEGSMFISWRLLGNDPESVAFNIYRNKEKLNTKPIDSSNFTDKNPVEGAVYSIRMVLKGLEQKNAATALSFKQSYLEIPLQIPPGGTTPDGKTYTYNANDASVGDLDGDGEYEIILKWEPSNAKDNSQDGYTGNVFLDAYKLNGIRLWQIDLGKNIRAGAHYTQFMVYDLDGDGKAEVACKTADGTTDGKGKPIGDASKDYRNAQGRVLEGAEFFTIFDGQTGAALASTEYLPSRFPIDSWGTPEHNDRNGNRADRFLACVAYLDGQQPSVVMCRGYYARTVLAAWDWRNGKLTSRWVFDTKNGFPQYEGQGNHNLTAADVDKDGKDEIVFGAMVVDDNGKGLFTTGFGHGDAIHVSDLDPTHEGLEVFGIHENKDKDATRPGMALYDAKTGATLVRTAEGKDVGRGVAADIDPVHLGAELWGGMMVDGKSRLLSIKGEDIGEAPSSANFLAWWDGDLGRELLDGNHIDKYKGSRLLTAEGCTSNNGTKSTPALSADLFGDWREEVIFRTNDNKNLRIYSTTIPTEHRLVTLMHDPHYRLSIAAQNVAYNQPPHTSYYLGTGMKKVPKPLIKVVNKK; from the coding sequence ATGAAGTGGATTCATCTGACCGTATATTGCTGCCTGACGTTACTGACCCACACCTTTGCTCAACGGCAAATGGAAGCCCTCAACCGAGGTGTTGTAGCAGTGCCTACTGCCGAAGGAAGCATGTTTATTAGTTGGCGGCTGTTAGGCAATGACCCTGAAAGTGTAGCTTTTAATATCTATCGGAACAAGGAAAAACTAAATACCAAGCCAATAGATAGTAGTAATTTTACGGACAAAAATCCCGTCGAGGGGGCTGTTTACAGCATTCGAATGGTGCTGAAAGGGTTAGAACAGAAAAATGCAGCAACGGCATTAAGTTTTAAACAATCCTACTTAGAAATTCCTTTGCAAATTCCTCCTGGCGGTACCACCCCCGACGGAAAAACCTATACTTACAATGCCAACGATGCAAGCGTTGGGGATTTGGATGGCGACGGCGAATACGAAATCATCCTGAAATGGGAGCCTTCCAATGCCAAAGACAATTCCCAAGATGGCTACACGGGTAATGTGTTTTTAGATGCTTATAAACTCAACGGCATACGATTGTGGCAAATTGATTTGGGTAAAAATATCCGCGCGGGCGCCCATTATACGCAGTTTATGGTATATGACTTAGACGGAGATGGCAAAGCTGAAGTTGCCTGCAAAACTGCAGATGGCACCACGGACGGCAAAGGAAAACCCATCGGCGATGCTTCAAAAGACTATCGAAATGCCCAAGGAAGAGTTTTGGAAGGGGCCGAGTTCTTTACCATTTTTGACGGGCAAACGGGCGCAGCGCTGGCTTCAACCGAATATTTGCCGAGCCGATTTCCGATTGACAGTTGGGGCACCCCCGAACACAATGACCGAAACGGTAATCGGGCGGACCGCTTTTTGGCGTGTGTAGCCTATCTCGACGGCCAACAACCCAGTGTCGTCATGTGCCGAGGTTACTATGCCCGTACCGTGTTGGCAGCTTGGGATTGGCGTAATGGAAAATTAACCTCACGTTGGGTATTTGATACTAAAAATGGCTTTCCTCAATACGAAGGACAGGGAAATCATAACCTCACCGCTGCCGACGTAGACAAAGACGGCAAAGATGAAATTGTATTCGGCGCAATGGTCGTGGATGATAATGGAAAAGGGTTGTTTACAACGGGTTTTGGGCACGGGGATGCCATCCACGTGAGTGACTTAGACCCCACGCATGAGGGATTGGAGGTATTTGGCATTCACGAAAACAAAGATAAGGATGCTACCCGCCCAGGCATGGCGCTGTATGATGCCAAAACAGGCGCAACTTTGGTTAGAACCGCCGAAGGAAAAGACGTAGGTCGAGGCGTAGCTGCCGACATTGATCCCGTGCATTTGGGCGCAGAACTGTGGGGTGGGATGATGGTAGATGGCAAAAGTCGCTTGCTAAGCATAAAAGGCGAAGATATTGGCGAAGCGCCTAGTTCCGCTAATTTTCTGGCGTGGTGGGACGGTGATTTGGGTCGTGAATTGCTTGATGGAAACCACATCGACAAATACAAAGGCAGTCGCCTGCTCACCGCCGAAGGTTGTACCTCTAATAATGGCACCAAATCTACGCCTGCGCTCAGCGCGGATTTATTCGGAGATTGGCGCGAAGAAGTTATTTTTAGAACCAACGATAACAAAAATTTGCGGATTTATTCGACCACCATCCCGACCGAACATCGCCTGGTCACGCTCATGCACGACCCACACTACCGACTTAGCATTGCGGCTCAAAATGTAGCTTATAATCAGCCGCCTCATACGAGCTATTACTTGGGCACTGGTATGAAAAAAGTACCTAAACCTTTAATCAAGGTGGTTAATAAAAAATGA
- a CDS encoding protein-disulfide reductase DsbD family protein, with protein sequence MKRIAAVLLLLVGAISAFAQIQNHAKWSFEVPKKEVKVGDVIEIKFNADIDPTWHLYSTEFEVKEGPNPTEFAFKPNDSYQLIGKIKPVGFHNFYEEVWGGNTSVAEGKGSFIQKVKILKVAPQIEVAISYQTCQNDGLCTMGTADFKINTLKVVAASNTETPTVEATAPTVEPQVTENTQPATTPKADTIQAEATASAENISSDIPVSEPEESLWSFLLACFLGGLASIFMPCIYPIMPMTVSYFTKQEHGTGKALVYGLSIVAIFTLLGFLVSRVGGAQAANFISTHWAPNAIFFVVFILFGLSFLGLFEIVLPNSFVNSVDKQADKGGLIGIFFMALTLVVVSFSCTAPIAGSLLILASKGNEVMRPVLGMIFFSLPFAVVFTGLAMFPKFLKSLPKSGGWLNEFKVVFGLLEFALALKFLSNIDLAYQWQVLDREVFLAIWIVLFSIIGFYVLGKLRMDKDSPVKGITIPRLLISSATFAFVVYMIPGMFGAPLRALSGWLPPEQTQDFYLTNAVGGGTSAPALTASGRRKPHLPHGLEGYFDYEQALAEAKAQGKPVFIDFTGFNCANCRKMEANVWPQPEVLSRLKKDFVIASLYVDDKTELPKEEQFVSTYDQREKTTIGDKNADLQITKFNNNAQPFYCLVTPEGELLTKPVGYTSAEEFTRFLDEGLTKYKK encoded by the coding sequence ATGAAGCGCATAGCTGCTGTTTTGCTGTTGTTGGTAGGGGCAATTTCCGCCTTTGCCCAGATTCAAAACCATGCCAAATGGTCGTTTGAAGTTCCTAAAAAAGAAGTGAAAGTTGGAGATGTTATTGAGATAAAGTTTAATGCAGACATTGATCCCACCTGGCATTTATATTCAACGGAGTTTGAGGTCAAAGAAGGCCCTAACCCTACCGAGTTTGCTTTTAAACCCAATGATAGTTATCAATTAATCGGAAAAATTAAACCTGTTGGGTTCCATAATTTTTACGAAGAAGTATGGGGAGGAAATACCAGCGTGGCCGAAGGAAAAGGGAGTTTTATCCAGAAAGTGAAAATTCTAAAGGTGGCACCCCAGATTGAAGTAGCTATTTCGTACCAAACGTGCCAAAACGATGGACTTTGTACGATGGGCACTGCCGATTTTAAAATAAATACGCTAAAAGTAGTCGCGGCATCTAATACAGAAACCCCAACCGTAGAGGCCACCGCCCCAACCGTTGAGCCACAGGTGACCGAAAATACGCAACCTGCCACCACACCCAAAGCAGATACTATTCAGGCCGAAGCCACGGCTTCTGCGGAAAATATCTCCTCTGACATTCCTGTCTCGGAGCCTGAAGAATCTCTTTGGAGCTTTTTGTTGGCGTGTTTTTTAGGGGGATTGGCGTCTATTTTTATGCCGTGTATTTACCCAATTATGCCCATGACGGTGAGTTATTTCACTAAGCAAGAGCACGGCACCGGCAAAGCTTTGGTTTACGGGCTTTCGATTGTGGCCATTTTTACGTTGTTGGGCTTTTTGGTGTCGCGTGTTGGCGGTGCGCAAGCGGCCAATTTTATCAGTACCCACTGGGCACCCAACGCAATTTTCTTTGTAGTGTTTATTCTTTTCGGCCTCTCGTTTTTGGGATTATTTGAAATAGTATTGCCCAACTCTTTCGTCAATAGTGTGGACAAACAAGCCGATAAAGGGGGCCTCATCGGGATTTTCTTCATGGCGCTTACGTTGGTGGTGGTTTCGTTTTCATGTACGGCACCGATTGCGGGTTCTTTGTTGATTTTGGCTTCTAAAGGCAACGAAGTGATGCGCCCAGTGTTGGGGATGATATTCTTCTCCCTGCCGTTTGCGGTGGTGTTTACGGGCTTGGCCATGTTTCCTAAATTCCTGAAAAGTCTGCCTAAGTCAGGCGGGTGGCTCAATGAATTTAAAGTCGTTTTTGGCTTATTAGAATTTGCATTGGCTTTGAAATTTTTATCAAACATAGACCTAGCTTATCAGTGGCAAGTGCTTGACCGTGAGGTGTTTTTGGCTATTTGGATAGTGCTGTTCTCCATCATTGGTTTTTACGTCTTGGGAAAACTGCGGATGGATAAAGATTCACCCGTAAAAGGAATCACGATTCCGCGTTTGCTGATTTCATCGGCTACGTTTGCGTTTGTGGTGTACATGATTCCGGGTATGTTTGGCGCGCCGTTGCGGGCGTTGTCGGGGTGGTTGCCTCCCGAACAAACGCAGGATTTTTATCTTACTAATGCCGTTGGCGGTGGAACTTCGGCTCCTGCTTTGACGGCATCGGGCCGCCGCAAGCCGCATTTACCACATGGATTGGAAGGTTATTTTGACTATGAGCAAGCATTGGCCGAGGCCAAAGCCCAGGGCAAACCCGTATTTATCGACTTTACAGGCTTCAATTGTGCCAATTGTCGCAAGATGGAGGCCAATGTTTGGCCACAGCCAGAGGTGTTGAGCCGTCTTAAAAAAGACTTCGTGATTGCCTCTTTGTACGTGGATGATAAGACTGAACTGCCCAAAGAAGAGCAGTTTGTTTCTACGTATGACCAACGTGAAAAAACGACCATCGGTGATAAAAATGCCGACTTGCAGATTACAAAATTCAACAACAACGCCCAGCCGTTTTACTGTTTGGTCACGCCCGAAGGCGAGTTATTGACCAAGCCCGTCGGTTATACAAGTGCCGAAGAATTTACCCGTTTTCTGGATGAAGGATTAACAAAATACAAAAAGTAA
- a CDS encoding LptF/LptG family permease — protein MKILDRYILKNFLITYVFTVLVTLLIICVIDFTEKVDNFRKTNPTPYEIIVNYYLNFIPYYANYLSPLLVFISTVFFTARIAARTEIIAMFSSGISFIRILFPYFVGSVILAAFTFYMVGWVIPRANKIRLAFEYKYIEEQFYFNRRNFHVKVAPTTYAYLESYNNTSQTGYKFTLERIEGNQLKEKLTSDRITWAPKKKKWEIHDYKVRKFEGQKEFLTQGVKIDTAISLSPKDFENDKNRFEELTLSQLNEYIDLLNLRGADGVQTYLLEKYTRFTHPFAFIILTIIGVVVSARKSRRGSGWQIALGFILAFVYLLFFMLAKGIAESGKIPAVAAVWLPNIIFAGIGFVLYKTLPR, from the coding sequence ATGAAAATATTAGACCGGTATATTCTCAAGAATTTTTTAATCACTTACGTATTTACGGTACTTGTCACGCTGCTGATTATCTGCGTGATTGACTTCACGGAAAAGGTAGATAATTTCAGAAAAACGAACCCTACGCCGTACGAAATTATCGTAAACTACTACCTCAATTTTATTCCTTATTACGCCAATTACCTGAGTCCGTTGTTGGTTTTTATTTCTACGGTTTTTTTTACGGCGCGTATCGCGGCCCGTACCGAGATCATCGCGATGTTTAGCAGTGGTATCAGCTTTATCAGAATTTTGTTTCCGTATTTTGTAGGTTCGGTCATATTGGCAGCTTTTACTTTCTACATGGTAGGCTGGGTCATTCCGCGCGCCAACAAAATCCGGTTGGCTTTTGAGTACAAATACATCGAAGAACAATTTTATTTCAACCGTCGGAATTTCCACGTAAAAGTCGCGCCCACTACCTACGCCTACCTCGAAAGCTACAACAATACCTCGCAAACGGGTTATAAGTTTACTTTGGAGCGCATCGAAGGCAACCAACTGAAAGAAAAACTTACTTCCGACCGCATCACGTGGGCTCCCAAGAAGAAAAAATGGGAAATTCATGACTATAAAGTGCGGAAATTTGAAGGTCAAAAAGAGTTTTTGACCCAAGGCGTTAAGATAGATACGGCCATTTCGCTGAGTCCCAAAGACTTTGAGAATGATAAAAATCGCTTCGAAGAGCTGACCCTGAGTCAGTTAAATGAGTACATCGACCTACTCAATCTGCGCGGTGCCGATGGCGTTCAGACGTACCTGCTCGAAAAATACACCCGTTTTACACACCCGTTCGCCTTTATTATTCTGACCATCATAGGCGTAGTGGTATCAGCCCGTAAAAGCCGACGCGGCTCGGGGTGGCAGATTGCTTTGGGTTTTATTCTGGCGTTTGTGTATTTGCTCTTTTTCATGCTGGCCAAAGGCATTGCCGAATCGGGCAAAATCCCTGCGGTTGCTGCGGTGTGGTTGCCCAACATCATCTTTGCCGGCATTGGGTTTGTGCTTTATAAAACCTTACCCCGCTAA
- a CDS encoding glycoside hydrolase family 88/105 protein, whose translation MKSIKLFVCLLFIASTTLAQKLPPKKELLKAMTSANAYFMNKWPDVGKPIVGKDRTRPSNIWTRGVYYEGLMALYKLDPQKSYLNYAILWGEAHKWGLRNGITTRNGDDQCCGQTYIDLYLMDKKEERIRDIKACMDNMVNSDKKDDWSWVDALQMAMPVFAKLGVLYNDNRYYEKMYEMYMFTKNQHGDKGLYNPAEGLWWRDKDFDPPYKTPGGKNCYWSRGDGWVVAALVRVLDIMPKDAPHRDEYQKTYLEMMRALAPLQRADGFWNVSLTDETDFGGKELTGTALFVYGMAWGMRNGLLDKKTYQPIVAKAMNAMLKDCVHPNGFLGWVQGTGKEPKDGQPLSYEKEPDYEDFGLGCFLLAGTEVAKL comes from the coding sequence ATGAAATCAATAAAGCTTTTCGTTTGCCTTTTATTCATCGCTTCCACGACCTTGGCCCAAAAACTCCCCCCAAAAAAGGAGCTTTTGAAAGCCATGACGTCGGCCAATGCTTATTTTATGAACAAATGGCCTGATGTGGGTAAGCCTATCGTGGGAAAGGACCGTACGCGTCCAAGCAACATCTGGACGCGGGGTGTATACTACGAAGGACTGATGGCATTGTACAAACTCGACCCCCAAAAAAGCTATCTTAACTACGCCATTTTGTGGGGAGAAGCGCACAAATGGGGTTTGCGCAATGGAATTACCACCCGCAACGGCGACGACCAATGCTGCGGCCAAACCTACATAGATTTGTACCTCATGGATAAAAAAGAGGAGCGCATTCGTGACATCAAAGCCTGTATGGATAACATGGTCAACAGTGACAAAAAAGATGATTGGTCGTGGGTAGATGCGCTGCAAATGGCCATGCCCGTTTTTGCAAAATTGGGCGTGCTGTACAACGACAATCGATATTACGAAAAAATGTACGAGATGTATATGTTTACCAAAAATCAGCACGGCGACAAGGGCCTTTACAACCCCGCCGAAGGGCTCTGGTGGCGTGACAAAGACTTTGACCCACCTTACAAAACTCCAGGAGGAAAAAATTGCTATTGGTCGCGAGGGGATGGCTGGGTGGTGGCCGCTTTGGTGCGAGTGTTGGACATTATGCCCAAAGACGCCCCCCACCGCGACGAGTACCAAAAGACTTATTTGGAGATGATGCGCGCCCTTGCACCGTTACAACGCGCAGATGGCTTCTGGAATGTAAGTTTGACCGATGAAACAGATTTTGGCGGCAAAGAATTGACTGGAACGGCGCTGTTTGTGTACGGAATGGCGTGGGGAATGCGCAACGGCTTGTTGGATAAAAAGACCTATCAACCCATCGTAGCCAAGGCCATGAATGCCATGCTCAAAGACTGCGTACATCCCAATGGCTTTTTAGGATGGGTACAAGGAACGGGCAAAGAGCCCAAAGATGGGCAGCCGTTGAGCTACGAGAAAGAACCCGATTATGAGGATTTTGGCTTAGGATGTTTCCTGTTGGCTGGCACTGAAGTAGCGAAATTGTAG
- a CDS encoding GntR family transcriptional regulator, whose protein sequence is MTTTIASISRRRGHHFGIDHSQSAAALYQLQFNPSDKMPKYKQIVHSVIKDIERGVLQKGDQLPSISELSIEYLLARDTVEKAYRELRARGYITSVQGKGYYIQSNHDKKLKVLLIFNKLSSYKKIIYYSFLKTLGDKATVDLEIHHYSAGRFQEIIDKNLGKYNYYIVMPHFTEDLDKADYLQTLKSIPANELVLLDREIPELPQQPLSIYQRFDKDIFEALENATDLLSKYQRMVLIFPSDGNYPLEIVRGFRNFCINYHKEFEVRENSDESVIETGTAYIAVEENDLAELIKKARHGQLTLGNDIGVISFNETALKELLDITVITTDFELMGQTAATLLINNQRVKVKNPFYMIRRGSL, encoded by the coding sequence ATGACAACCACAATTGCTTCTATCTCTCGCCGTCGCGGCCACCACTTTGGAATAGACCATTCTCAAAGCGCGGCGGCCCTTTATCAATTGCAATTTAACCCTTCCGACAAGATGCCTAAATACAAGCAAATTGTCCATTCGGTGATTAAGGATATTGAAAGGGGGGTTTTGCAAAAAGGGGATCAATTGCCTTCCATCAGCGAGCTGAGCATCGAATACCTTTTGGCCCGCGACACGGTAGAAAAAGCCTATCGGGAGTTGCGGGCGCGTGGTTACATCACCTCAGTACAGGGAAAAGGATATTATATTCAATCAAATCACGACAAAAAACTAAAAGTTCTGCTCATTTTCAACAAGTTAAGCTCCTATAAAAAAATCATTTACTACTCTTTTTTGAAAACATTGGGCGACAAAGCCACGGTAGATTTGGAGATTCATCACTACAGTGCGGGGCGTTTTCAGGAAATCATTGACAAGAATTTGGGCAAGTACAATTACTACATTGTAATGCCCCATTTTACGGAAGATTTAGACAAAGCTGATTATCTTCAAACGCTCAAAAGCATTCCTGCCAATGAGTTAGTGCTGCTCGACCGCGAAATCCCCGAGCTTCCACAACAGCCGCTCAGTATTTATCAACGTTTCGACAAAGACATCTTTGAAGCGCTGGAAAATGCCACGGATTTACTCTCAAAATATCAGCGAATGGTGCTGATTTTTCCGAGCGATGGCAATTATCCCCTCGAAATTGTGCGCGGATTTCGGAATTTCTGCATCAATTACCACAAAGAATTTGAAGTCAGAGAAAATAGTGACGAATCGGTGATTGAAACTGGAACGGCCTACATTGCCGTGGAAGAAAATGATTTGGCCGAGCTAATCAAAAAAGCGCGCCACGGCCAGCTTACCTTGGGGAATGACATTGGGGTAATATCGTTCAACGAAACCGCCCTCAAAGAGCTTCTGGACATTACGGTTATCACCACCGATTTTGAACTGATGGGCCAAACTGCGGCCACACTTTTAATTAATAATCAGCGCGTTAAAGTAAAAAATCCATTTTACATGATTCGGAGAGGTTCACTGTGA